The proteins below are encoded in one region of Peptoniphilus sp. GNH:
- the guaA gene encoding glutamine-hydrolyzing GMP synthase, with translation MILILDFGGQYNQLIARRVRDLNVYCEVHSYKKAMEKVKELQPKGIIFTGGPASCNEENAPQIEKEIFKLGIPILGLCYGMQLMAHTLGGKVDKREREFGKIIVEWKDSKIFEDTEKSQQVWMSHQDQVVELPQGFKKTASSKTCKIAAMENEAAKLYAFQFHPEVEHSVFGNKLLENFVVKICKEEKSWTMKNYKEKQIEKIREKVGNKKVVLALSGGVDSSVAASLLSKAIGPNLTCIFVDTGLMRKNEGDEVESAFKNSGMNFIRINAEKRFLEKLKGQTDPEKKRKIIGEEFIRIFEEEGKKLGHIDFLAQGTIYPDIIESGAGDAAVIKSHHNVGGLPDVIDFEGIIEPLKLLFKDEVRQLGRELNLPAYLVDRQPFPGPGLGIRVMGEVTKEKLDILREADYIFRQELEKEMSKDQISQYFAVLTNNRTVGVMGDFRTYDYTLALRCVKTTDFMTADWVRIPYEILDIVSRRIVNEVKHINRIVYDITSKPPATIEWE, from the coding sequence ATGATACTCATATTAGATTTCGGAGGACAATACAACCAGCTCATAGCTAGAAGAGTCAGAGACTTGAATGTATATTGCGAAGTCCACTCATACAAAAAAGCTATGGAAAAAGTAAAAGAATTGCAGCCCAAAGGCATCATATTTACTGGAGGCCCAGCATCATGCAACGAAGAAAATGCACCACAAATCGAAAAAGAGATTTTTAAACTGGGCATACCCATACTTGGACTTTGCTATGGCATGCAACTCATGGCACATACACTCGGTGGAAAAGTTGACAAAAGAGAAAGAGAATTTGGAAAAATAATCGTAGAATGGAAAGACTCGAAAATTTTTGAAGACACCGAAAAATCCCAACAAGTCTGGATGAGTCATCAAGATCAAGTAGTTGAACTGCCTCAAGGCTTCAAAAAAACAGCATCATCAAAAACATGCAAGATAGCCGCAATGGAAAATGAAGCAGCAAAGCTCTACGCATTTCAATTTCATCCAGAAGTAGAACACTCAGTCTTTGGCAACAAGCTTTTAGAAAACTTTGTAGTAAAAATTTGTAAAGAAGAAAAAAGCTGGACAATGAAAAACTACAAGGAAAAACAAATAGAAAAAATAAGAGAAAAAGTCGGAAACAAAAAAGTTGTCCTTGCCTTGTCTGGAGGAGTAGACTCATCAGTCGCAGCAAGCTTGCTCTCAAAAGCAATCGGACCAAATTTGACCTGTATATTTGTCGACACAGGTCTTATGAGAAAAAATGAAGGCGACGAAGTAGAATCAGCCTTCAAAAACTCAGGAATGAACTTTATAAGAATCAACGCAGAAAAAAGATTTCTAGAAAAACTAAAAGGTCAAACCGACCCAGAAAAAAAGAGAAAAATAATAGGAGAAGAATTTATAAGAATCTTTGAAGAAGAAGGCAAAAAATTAGGACACATAGACTTTCTCGCTCAAGGTACAATTTATCCAGACATAATAGAATCAGGAGCAGGAGATGCGGCAGTAATAAAATCACACCACAACGTAGGCGGCTTGCCAGATGTAATAGACTTCGAAGGCATAATCGAGCCACTAAAACTCTTATTCAAAGACGAAGTAAGACAACTCGGACGAGAACTGAACTTGCCCGCATATCTTGTAGATAGACAACCCTTCCCAGGCCCAGGATTAGGAATAAGAGTCATGGGAGAAGTCACAAAAGAAAAACTCGACATCCTAAGAGAAGCAGACTATATATTCAGACAAGAATTAGAAAAAGAAATGTCCAAAGATCAAATATCCCAATACTTCGCCGTACTCACCAACAACAGAACAGTAGGAGTCATGGGAGACTTCAGAACCTACGACTACACCCTAGCCCTAAGATGCGTAAAGACAACAGACTTCATGACAGCCGATTGGGTACGCATCCCCTATGAAATACTAGACATAGTCTCAAGGAGAATAGTAAACGAAGTAAAACACATAAATAGAATAGTCTACGATATCACATCAAAACCACCAGCAACAATAGAATGGGAATAG
- the tnpA gene encoding IS200/IS605 family transposase, with translation MNLNHTHSLSHTKWNCKYHIVFAPKYRRKEFYESKRLEIGAILRELCSWKEVNIIEAEVCPDHIHMLLEIPPKISVSSFMGFLKGKSSIMIYEKWGNLKYKYRGRQFWCRGYYVDTAGKNTKAIQEYIQNQLKEDELSGQITMDNIDPFRG, from the coding sequence ATGAATTTAAATCATACTCACAGTCTATCACATACAAAATGGAACTGTAAATATCACATAGTATTTGCCCCAAAATATAGGAGAAAAGAATTCTATGAAAGTAAAAGATTAGAAATAGGAGCAATATTAAGAGAATTATGCAGTTGGAAAGAAGTAAATATAATAGAAGCAGAAGTATGCCCTGACCATATACACATGCTATTAGAAATACCACCCAAAATATCAGTATCAAGTTTTATGGGATTTTTAAAAGGAAAGAGCAGCATAATGATATATGAAAAATGGGGAAACTTAAAATATAAATACAGAGGCAGACAATTTTGGTGCCGAGGATATTATGTAGATACTGCAGGGAAGAACACCAAAGCAATACAAGAGTATATACAAAATCAACTCAAAGAAGACGAATTAAGCGGCCAGATAACAATGGACAATATAGACCCCTTTAGGGGTTAG
- a CDS encoding lantibiotic immunity ABC transporter MutG family permease subunit — MINIIKSEIYKIKGTWLPWIHIVLPIAYSLLFYVASKTTGLKNFEENDIIQTYFVLLGAIMPIILSFITSKVVDMEMSAGKFQVLLSTTKSRSKAYIGKLLVLELGFVISLALAIIIFAILTGYQNILDWLIEFFLILISSLSLYMIHLWVSIELSSGASIGLGFLETMIALLSMTVIGDNIWYFIPCTWGARLPAMYIRLGKALDPSYFYKELGLWGLIASFIILILFISSIIWFNKWDGKSVSE, encoded by the coding sequence ATGATAAATATAATAAAATCAGAAATATACAAAATTAAAGGCACCTGGCTTCCTTGGATTCACATAGTTTTACCTATAGCCTATTCTTTATTATTTTATGTGGCATCAAAAACCACTGGATTAAAAAATTTTGAAGAAAACGATATAATACAAACTTATTTTGTACTTTTAGGAGCGATAATGCCAATAATATTAAGTTTTATAACTTCAAAAGTAGTTGATATGGAAATGAGTGCTGGGAAATTTCAAGTGCTTTTATCTACTACAAAATCTAGAAGCAAAGCCTATATAGGAAAACTCCTTGTATTAGAATTGGGATTTGTTATTTCTCTTGCTTTAGCTATTATAATTTTCGCAATATTAACAGGATATCAAAATATATTAGATTGGCTTATTGAATTTTTCTTAATTCTTATTAGCAGCCTTTCTCTATACATGATCCATCTTTGGGTATCAATTGAATTAAGTAGTGGCGCATCTATTGGATTAGGTTTTTTAGAAACAATGATTGCTTTACTTTCAATGACTGTCATCGGTGATAATATTTGGTATTTTATTCCTTGTACCTGGGGCGCAAGACTTCCTGCCATGTATATAAGGCTGGGCAAAGCTTTAGATCCTTCATATTTTTATAAAGAGTTAGGGCTGTGGGGTTTAATAGCATCCTTTATTATCTTAATCCTATTTATTTCCTCAATTATTTGGTTTAATAAGTGGGATGGGAAATCTGTTAGTGAATAA
- a CDS encoding response regulator transcription factor, producing the protein MSLILAVDDELDMLDLIKNILKKNNHKVDVYQNPLDVDNSKLSKYDLILLDVMMPGIDGISFCKDIRTKVDCPILFLTAKTMEEDIVEGLLIGGDDYITKPFGAAELLARVEAHLRREKRERHTSLNLGEIRFDLSSNEVFVGEEKVHLTKSEYQISELLAKRKGQVFSRDQIYELVFGFDGIGDASAISEHIKNIRSKFQKHGKNPIETVWGIGYKWN; encoded by the coding sequence ATGTCTTTAATTCTTGCAGTTGATGACGAACTAGATATGCTTGATCTAATAAAAAACATTTTAAAAAAGAACAACCATAAGGTCGATGTATATCAAAACCCTTTAGACGTTGATAATAGTAAACTTAGTAAATATGATTTGATTCTACTTGATGTGATGATGCCAGGTATTGACGGAATTAGTTTCTGTAAGGATATTCGAACTAAAGTAGACTGCCCTATTCTTTTTTTAACAGCGAAAACTATGGAAGAAGATATAGTTGAAGGCTTATTAATTGGTGGTGATGATTACATCACAAAACCATTCGGTGCAGCAGAACTCCTAGCTCGTGTTGAAGCACATTTAAGACGAGAAAAAAGAGAACGACACACTAGTTTAAATCTTGGTGAAATTCGATTTGATTTATCTTCCAATGAAGTTTTTGTAGGAGAGGAAAAAGTTCATTTAACAAAATCTGAGTATCAGATTTCAGAATTACTAGCAAAAAGAAAAGGGCAAGTATTTTCAAGAGACCAAATATACGAGCTTGTCTTTGGATTTGATGGTATAGGAGATGCATCTGCAATATCAGAACATATAAAAAATATTAGGTCAAAGTTTCAAAAACATGGGAAAAATCCAATTGAAACAGTATGGGGGATCGGATATAAATGGAATTAA
- a CDS encoding HAMP domain-containing histidine kinase, which translates to MELISKGQSLKNILFKYLLSIALGLVISVGLIIAFISASYQFKWIFPANYTENLILEKRTDIATSKKFEKSLLPDNTSYLFISKDEKVIETNMNKNIKDIAFNYHKGSGNSNANLSFMEIQRSDGYVLVAYKLKPYYRNPWMQKNLPQINILLLTLLIIFCFISIITITLIWAKKISKELNPLLEASEEIGKQNLDFQVKKSNIQEFNAILDSLEKMKIGLSESLRTNWREEEKKRNQISALSHDIKTPLSIIKGNSELLGETNLTEEQQTYLNYIRKNTSRIDKYIQTLMLVNKSNQANELNFLEIKTEKFVENIEKLAKEFTSTYKLNFLEDINYENGILIVDLKNFERAFLNILSNAEEHSPKSSTIELLICSKADELKISILDQGHGFTGEDLLYATDQFYQGDKSRHSKENYGIGLFVAEQIIKMHRGSLILENRTDECGARVSILLPVKNTQE; encoded by the coding sequence ATGGAATTAATATCAAAAGGTCAATCTCTTAAAAATATACTTTTTAAATATTTGTTAAGTATTGCACTAGGACTAGTAATCTCAGTTGGATTAATAATAGCTTTTATATCTGCTTCTTACCAATTTAAATGGATATTTCCTGCGAACTATACTGAGAATTTAATTCTTGAAAAAAGGACAGATATTGCCACTTCAAAAAAATTCGAAAAATCATTACTTCCAGATAATACATCTTATCTATTTATATCAAAAGACGAAAAAGTTATAGAAACAAATATGAATAAGAATATCAAAGATATAGCCTTTAACTATCATAAGGGCTCTGGTAATTCTAATGCCAACTTATCCTTTATGGAAATACAGAGATCAGATGGATATGTACTAGTAGCTTATAAGCTAAAACCTTATTATAGAAACCCTTGGATGCAAAAAAATCTACCACAAATAAATATTTTATTACTAACTTTACTGATAATATTTTGTTTTATTAGTATTATTACTATCACATTAATTTGGGCAAAGAAAATATCAAAAGAATTAAATCCTTTGCTAGAAGCTTCGGAAGAAATTGGGAAACAAAACTTAGACTTCCAAGTTAAAAAGTCAAATATTCAGGAATTTAATGCTATATTAGATAGTTTAGAAAAAATGAAAATAGGATTAAGTGAATCTTTAAGGACAAACTGGAGAGAGGAAGAGAAAAAAAGAAATCAGATTTCAGCATTAAGCCATGATATAAAGACTCCTCTTTCAATTATAAAGGGAAACTCAGAATTATTAGGAGAAACAAACCTAACAGAAGAACAGCAAACATATCTAAATTATATTAGAAAAAACACAAGCCGTATTGATAAATATATCCAAACTTTAATGCTTGTTAATAAATCTAACCAAGCAAATGAATTGAATTTTCTTGAAATTAAGACAGAAAAATTTGTCGAAAACATTGAAAAGCTAGCTAAAGAATTTACATCAACTTATAAGCTAAATTTTTTAGAAGATATTAACTATGAGAATGGTATTTTAATAGTAGATTTAAAAAATTTTGAACGAGCCTTTCTTAATATTCTTAGCAATGCTGAGGAACACAGTCCTAAAAGCTCAACTATTGAGTTACTTATATGTTCAAAAGCTGATGAGCTTAAAATATCAATATTAGACCAAGGGCATGGATTTACAGGTGAAGACCTATTATATGCAACAGATCAATTCTATCAAGGAGACAAAAGTAGGCATTCAAAAGAAAACTATGGAATCGGATTATTTGTTGCCGAACAAATTATTAAGATGCATAGAGGAAGTCTTATTTTAGAAAATAGAACTGATGAATGTGGTGCTAGAGTCAGCATACTATTGCCAGTAAAGAATACTCAAGAATAG
- a CDS encoding lantibiotic immunity ABC transporter MutE/EpiE family permease subunit, whose product MINFILAENLKHKGTFLKKLLVIMPISLILLSLFLMPSYFTTNSYNWWYVIIMPAIFALIPAMMDRKESRKLNYRAVFPLNINLKKLWVSKIITAFVYMSIATIIHMLGVYIFQFLIGGQLSPNYGFSTLLFASFLLIITNIWQIPLCFFLAKKFGFIACIAVNAVLGLGSGILLSDGAFWIYCPYSWGIRLMIPVMHILPSGLLTEASNPIISSTSLYIPCILSVCLFTLLAVISANWFSKQEVK is encoded by the coding sequence ATGATAAATTTTATTCTTGCAGAAAATTTAAAACATAAGGGCACCTTCTTGAAGAAGTTATTAGTTATTATGCCAATATCTTTAATCTTATTGTCACTCTTTCTTATGCCAAGTTATTTCACTACTAATTCCTATAACTGGTGGTATGTCATAATAATGCCAGCAATTTTTGCCTTAATACCAGCAATGATGGATAGAAAAGAAAGTAGAAAATTAAACTACAGAGCAGTTTTCCCTCTAAATATTAATCTCAAAAAGTTATGGGTTTCAAAAATAATTACAGCATTTGTTTATATGAGTATTGCTACTATAATTCATATGCTAGGAGTGTATATTTTTCAATTTTTAATTGGTGGACAATTAAGTCCAAACTATGGATTTTCAACATTACTATTTGCAAGTTTCTTACTAATAATAACTAATATTTGGCAAATCCCTCTATGCTTTTTCTTAGCAAAAAAATTTGGCTTTATCGCATGTATTGCAGTAAATGCAGTATTAGGTTTAGGATCAGGAATATTGTTGTCTGACGGTGCTTTTTGGATTTATTGCCCATATTCTTGGGGAATTAGGTTAATGATTCCTGTTATGCATATTTTACCAAGTGGTCTTTTAACGGAAGCATCAAATCCAATAATATCAAGCACATCATTATATATTCCTTGTATTTTATCTGTATGTCTATTTACATTACTTGCAGTAATAAGTGCAAATTGGTTTTCAAAACAAGAGGTAAAATAA
- a CDS encoding MarR family transcriptional regulator, whose product MIDNLKLENQLCFPLYAASRKVISAYTPFLKPLDLTYTQYLIMLVLWEEDGQTIGDICRLLHLDNGTVTPTIKKMIDKGLINRKRKDNDDRVVEIFLTTKGKELKKRACEIPDKVICNLGLKNVNAEELYNILYEIINFEPSKKK is encoded by the coding sequence ATGATTGATAATCTTAAATTAGAAAATCAATTGTGTTTTCCACTATATGCAGCAAGCAGAAAAGTAATATCTGCATATACACCGTTTCTTAAACCGCTAGATTTGACATATACTCAATATTTAATTATGTTAGTTTTGTGGGAAGAAGATGGGCAAACAATTGGAGATATATGTAGACTTCTTCACTTAGATAATGGAACAGTTACGCCTACAATCAAAAAAATGATAGATAAGGGCTTAATTAATAGAAAAAGAAAGGATAATGATGATAGGGTAGTAGAAATATTTTTAACGACAAAAGGCAAGGAATTAAAAAAAAGAGCGTGTGAAATCCCGGATAAAGTTATTTGCAATTTGGGATTAAAAAATGTAAATGCAGAAGAACTTTATAATATCCTATATGAAATCATTAATTTTGAGCCTTCAAAAAAAAAGTGA
- a CDS encoding glutathione peroxidase — protein sequence MTEIYNYSVKTQKGEDISLNQFKGKVLLIVNTATGCGFTPQYKELEEIFEKYHDQGFEIIDIPCNQFAGQTPGTDEEITNFCTLNYDTKFPQMTKSNVNGDNALPLFEYLKSQKGFSGFGKGPKALIMSLMLKKIDKDYKNNPDIKWNFTKFLVDRDGNVVSRFEPTESMHEVAKAVESLL from the coding sequence ATGACAGAAATTTATAATTATAGCGTTAAAACCCAAAAGGGTGAAGATATTTCTTTAAATCAATTCAAAGGAAAAGTATTATTGATAGTAAACACAGCAACAGGTTGCGGGTTTACTCCTCAATATAAAGAATTAGAAGAAATATTTGAAAAATATCATGACCAAGGATTTGAAATAATAGATATCCCTTGTAATCAATTTGCAGGTCAAACACCTGGAACTGATGAAGAAATAACTAATTTTTGTACGCTAAATTATGATACAAAGTTCCCACAAATGACTAAATCCAATGTAAATGGTGATAATGCTTTACCATTATTTGAGTATTTAAAAAGCCAAAAAGGATTTTCCGGATTTGGAAAAGGACCAAAAGCATTGATAATGTCATTAATGTTAAAAAAGATTGATAAAGATTATAAAAATAATCCGGATATAAAATGGAATTTTACAAAGTTTTTAGTGGATCGTGATGGAAATGTAGTTTCTCGTTTTGAACCAACTGAAAGCATGCATGAAGTTGCAAAAGCAGTTGAATCATTATTATGA
- a CDS encoding lantibiotic protection ABC transporter ATP-binding protein, with amino-acid sequence MDKLILETKNLTKTFGKQKAVDNISLKIKENSIYGLLGPNGAGKSTTLKMITGMIHKTSGQIFFEGHQWSRDDLSDIGALIEMPALYENLSAGENLKVRTLLLGLPDSRIDEVLEIVSLKDTGKKKSGQFSLGMKQRLGIAIALLNNPKLLILDEPTNGLDPLGIQELRDLIRSFPEKGITVILSSHILAEVEQTADHIGIINNGKLQYQNIINHNDNLEELFMDVIKSGMGV; translated from the coding sequence ATGGACAAATTGATATTAGAAACAAAAAATCTTACTAAAACCTTTGGCAAGCAAAAAGCAGTAGATAATATTTCTTTAAAAATAAAAGAGAATTCTATCTATGGATTGCTAGGACCTAATGGAGCAGGTAAATCGACTACATTGAAGATGATTACTGGAATGATTCATAAAACATCTGGTCAAATCTTTTTTGAAGGTCACCAGTGGAGTCGTGACGATTTATCAGATATTGGTGCCTTGATAGAAATGCCTGCCTTGTATGAGAACTTATCGGCAGGGGAAAATTTAAAAGTTAGGACACTCCTACTAGGATTACCAGATTCTAGGATTGATGAAGTTTTGGAAATAGTAAGTTTAAAAGATACTGGTAAAAAGAAAAGTGGTCAGTTTTCTTTAGGCATGAAACAGAGGTTAGGTATCGCCATTGCATTATTAAATAATCCTAAGCTTTTGATTTTAGATGAACCAACAAACGGACTTGATCCACTTGGAATTCAAGAATTACGTGATTTAATAAGAAGTTTCCCAGAAAAAGGAATAACCGTTATTTTGTCTAGTCATATTTTAGCAGAAGTTGAACAAACTGCTGACCATATTGGGATTATTAATAATGGAAAATTGCAATATCAAAACATTATTAATCATAATGACAATTTAGAGGAACTTTTTATGGATGTTATAAAAAGTGGAATGGGAGTGTAA
- a CDS encoding MFS transporter — protein sequence MKNEIKSQYSFHYAWVILIVASLVLGVYVPVVNALSNSWQLAVTSELGFSRTAFSLTVTITQAVGIFLGPIISFFLTKYNFKRIWTCAATVFSLGVYGYSMAQNQYHFYILSFVVGASYITTAQIPMMMLINNWFQEKRGLATSIAVSGISAGGAILSPIISGLIRDFGWRTSYRVYALIIFLLALVAGLFLIYLRPEDKGLKPYGYKDYDVNNKDKAKDSNKSLNVGLSISASITCSFFIFLIIGSVTNGLSNGASLQFPPALQEACGFATASKVVSFYLLLGVVGKLSIGKIADKYGIYRALILGSLIFSLTFICMLFINRIWGPWIFAVVFGFGLSMGSVFPPLITSSIFNRDMYGEAYSFVQSGMQIGAALGPLLVSHIFDSSGAYTLAWILNFIFALLTAVFWFLAHKSSKKYENRSEK from the coding sequence ATGAAAAATGAAATAAAAAGTCAATACAGCTTTCATTATGCCTGGGTGATTTTAATAGTGGCTTCTCTTGTTTTGGGGGTTTATGTTCCTGTGGTCAATGCTTTATCAAATAGTTGGCAGCTTGCTGTGACGAGTGAATTAGGCTTTTCTAGAACTGCCTTTTCTTTGACTGTTACTATTACTCAAGCTGTCGGGATTTTCTTGGGTCCAATTATTTCTTTCTTTTTGACTAAATACAATTTCAAAAGAATTTGGACTTGTGCTGCTACTGTTTTTTCACTTGGTGTGTATGGCTATTCTATGGCTCAAAATCAATATCATTTTTACATTTTGTCTTTTGTGGTTGGTGCCTCATATATAACTACTGCACAAATTCCTATGATGATGCTTATTAACAACTGGTTTCAAGAAAAACGAGGTCTTGCCACTTCTATTGCTGTGTCTGGCATTTCTGCTGGTGGTGCAATTTTAAGTCCAATCATCAGCGGCTTAATAAGAGATTTTGGGTGGCGAACTTCTTATAGAGTTTATGCTCTTATAATTTTTTTGCTGGCTCTTGTGGCTGGTCTGTTTTTGATATATTTAAGACCTGAGGACAAGGGTTTGAAGCCCTATGGATATAAGGATTACGATGTCAATAATAAAGATAAAGCAAAGGATTCTAATAAGTCCTTGAATGTTGGGCTTTCTATAAGTGCTTCTATAACTTGCAGCTTTTTTATTTTTCTAATTATAGGATCAGTTACAAACGGACTTTCAAATGGTGCGAGTCTACAATTTCCACCTGCCTTGCAAGAAGCTTGCGGTTTTGCAACTGCTTCCAAGGTTGTGTCTTTTTACCTTTTGCTGGGTGTGGTGGGCAAATTGTCCATTGGAAAAATCGCTGATAAGTATGGAATTTATCGAGCCCTTATTCTAGGATCTCTTATATTTAGTCTTACTTTTATATGTATGCTTTTTATTAATAGAATCTGGGGGCCTTGGATTTTTGCAGTCGTCTTTGGCTTTGGTCTTTCTATGGGGTCAGTCTTTCCTCCCCTTATTACCTCGTCGATTTTTAACAGGGATATGTATGGTGAAGCTTACAGCTTTGTTCAATCAGGTATGCAGATAGGCGCCGCCCTCGGTCCTCTGCTTGTTTCTCATATTTTTGACTCAAGTGGAGCCTATACCCTAGCCTGGATTTTAAATTTTATATTTGCTTTGCTTACAGCTGTGTTTTGGTTTTTGGCTCACAAAAGTTCGAAAAAGTATGAAAATAGGAGTGAAAAATAG
- a CDS encoding ArgE/DapE family deacylase, whose amino-acid sequence MEKYLDVLQNLIKLESVNGNEKVVAEYIASLFYKYRNVDVELIESYPGRDNILVKISGSKKGKILAFSGHLDVVAPGDGWDHPPFAGEVVDKKLYGRGACDMKAGVAASIYAILEILENSIDFAGELWFIGTVGEEVGMQGALDLVDGGYLKNVDAIIIPEPTKRDGENQIIFASKGSIMYTVKALGKTAHSSMPELGINAITSIAKFILAVQEEFDKISATEAFKNKYLGSTLNVFSMIEGGLQFNSVPDKASVKGNIRTVPEFASESSIKVLEDAIRKNNADDKNAKLFLELNQVLDPAEAKKDSALIKALTETAKSKNIQVRALVGTCELSRYIHISDDVELLVYGPGLTNKAHTIDEYIELDEYFDTIEIFKNTALKFLNSTL is encoded by the coding sequence ATGGAAAAATATTTGGATGTGCTACAAAATTTAATAAAGCTTGAGTCTGTTAATGGTAATGAAAAGGTAGTGGCAGAATATATAGCTTCTTTATTCTACAAGTATAGAAATGTTGATGTGGAATTGATTGAGTCATATCCTGGAAGGGATAATATACTTGTCAAAATTAGTGGAAGCAAAAAAGGCAAGATTTTGGCCTTCTCTGGTCATTTGGATGTGGTTGCACCCGGAGATGGATGGGACCATCCTCCTTTTGCTGGAGAAGTGGTAGATAAAAAGCTCTATGGTCGTGGAGCTTGTGATATGAAAGCAGGTGTTGCCGCTAGCATCTATGCGATTTTAGAAATACTAGAAAATAGTATTGATTTTGCTGGCGAGCTTTGGTTTATTGGAACAGTCGGAGAAGAGGTTGGCATGCAGGGGGCACTTGATCTTGTAGATGGTGGCTATTTAAAGAATGTAGATGCTATTATAATACCCGAACCCACCAAAAGAGACGGCGAAAATCAAATCATATTCGCATCCAAGGGTTCTATTATGTACACTGTGAAAGCCCTAGGTAAAACAGCCCACTCCTCCATGCCTGAGCTTGGAATAAATGCCATAACAAGTATAGCTAAATTCATCTTGGCTGTCCAAGAAGAATTCGATAAAATAAGCGCCACCGAAGCTTTTAAAAATAAGTATTTAGGCTCAACATTAAATGTATTTTCCATGATTGAGGGTGGATTGCAATTTAACTCTGTTCCTGATAAGGCATCAGTAAAGGGAAATATCAGAACAGTTCCAGAGTTTGCAAGCGAAAGCTCCATAAAAGTTTTAGAAGATGCCATAAGAAAAAATAATGCAGATGATAAAAATGCGAAACTCTTCCTTGAATTAAATCAAGTTCTAGATCCTGCTGAAGCTAAAAAAGATAGTGCCCTTATTAAAGCTTTGACAGAAACTGCCAAATCTAAAAATATACAAGTAAGGGCCTTGGTTGGCACTTGTGAATTGTCTAGATATATTCACATATCAGATGATGTTGAGCTTTTAGTTTATGGTCCCGGACTTACTAATAAGGCTCATACAATCGATGAATATATAGAGCTTGATGAGTATTTTGATACAATTGAAATTTTTAAAAATACTGCTTTGAAATTTTTAAATTCAACTTTATAA